A part of Mucilaginibacter defluvii genomic DNA contains:
- a CDS encoding HAMP domain-containing sensor histidine kinase: MKLQTKITLLFFVISAVGLLLMNAAIFYFVSDFNFEDFFKRLEARVRFAAQIKIHPDGRTAAYREAKVKNLEMLDGERDFVARINADGSFKRPLNLPDEFYNTILNGNRARYDRENHFYAGSLFITPYGKYVVIAEAIDPYGYKELNELRKILIIIFIVSVILAYIAGRVFSYYALNPLRNLIKSVKNISANNLHMRVDEANGGDEIAELVSTFNHMLNRLETAFETQNNFVSNASHELRTPLSIISGETELLLARKGLDAEAIKNVNTILHEAEKLENILASLLGLAQSGFDGKKQNWQLIRADELVITAVESVKKIATECTIDIDFSELPENGDQLQTEGNMNLLHLAVSNIVMNACKYSSNQPVTVKIVSQKGAIKISVIDRGIGIPKQEQKYVFEPFFRASNTGKFEGYGIGLPLTLNIIKLHQGSINIISEEQEGTEIQVMLPVAE, encoded by the coding sequence ATGAAGCTGCAAACCAAAATAACGCTGCTGTTTTTTGTCATATCAGCCGTTGGTTTGCTGCTGATGAATGCCGCGATATTTTACTTTGTATCTGATTTTAACTTTGAGGATTTTTTTAAACGACTGGAAGCGCGCGTCCGTTTTGCTGCGCAGATAAAAATTCACCCCGATGGGCGTACTGCTGCTTATCGCGAAGCTAAGGTGAAAAACCTGGAAATGCTGGATGGAGAGCGCGATTTCGTAGCACGGATAAACGCCGACGGAAGCTTTAAACGCCCGCTTAACCTGCCCGACGAATTTTACAATACCATACTTAACGGTAACCGCGCCCGCTACGACCGGGAAAACCACTTTTATGCCGGCTCGCTATTTATTACACCGTACGGAAAATACGTGGTAATTGCCGAGGCGATAGATCCTTATGGTTATAAGGAGCTGAACGAGCTGCGAAAAATACTGATCATCATTTTCATTGTTTCGGTTATACTGGCGTACATAGCCGGCCGGGTGTTCTCTTATTACGCTTTAAATCCGCTCCGCAACCTCATCAAGAGCGTTAAAAACATAAGTGCTAATAACCTCCACATGCGGGTTGACGAGGCAAATGGCGGAGATGAAATTGCCGAACTGGTATCCACTTTTAACCACATGCTTAACCGACTGGAGACCGCGTTTGAAACGCAAAATAACTTTGTAAGCAATGCTTCGCACGAGCTGCGTACGCCGTTAAGCATCATCAGCGGTGAAACGGAGCTGTTGCTTGCGCGTAAAGGTTTGGATGCGGAAGCTATTAAAAATGTTAACACCATATTGCACGAAGCAGAAAAACTGGAAAATATCCTGGCCAGCCTGCTCGGCCTGGCACAAAGCGGTTTTGATGGCAAAAAGCAAAACTGGCAATTGATCAGGGCGGATGAATTGGTGATCACCGCAGTTGAATCGGTCAAAAAAATAGCAACCGAGTGTACCATTGATATTGATTTTTCTGAACTGCCCGAGAATGGCGACCAACTGCAAACCGAAGGCAATATGAACCTGCTGCACCTGGCGGTAAGCAATATCGTGATGAATGCCTGTAAATACTCCAGCAACCAGCCGGTTACCGTTAAAATCGTATCACAAAAAGGCGCCATTAAAATCAGCGTTATTGACAGGGGGATAGGCATACCCAAACAGGAGCAGAAGTACGTTTTTGAACCCTTTTTCCGTGCCTCGAACACCGGAAAATTTGAGGGTTACGGTATAGGCCTGCCGCTTACGCTTAACATTATTAAACTACATCAGGGTTCGATCAACATTATATCCGAAGAGCAAGAGGGAACCGAAATACAGGTGATGCTGCCCGTAGCCGAATAG
- a CDS encoding response regulator transcription factor, whose product MILKDKKVLVVEDEPGLASVISRGLAAAGMEVSIAPDGITGLQMATNYQFDLLILDIMLPGMNGVQICREVRKKDDAIPIMMLTALSSTENVITGLDSGADDYIVKPFKLAELEARIRTLMRRSRNNTAPKDVINVADLEVDLVSKTAKRADKQINLTATEYRLLEYFVKNPNKVLSRIQILENVWDIDFNMGTNVVDVYVNYLRKKLDNNYETRLIQTVFGMGYMFKTDGE is encoded by the coding sequence ATGATATTAAAAGATAAGAAGGTTTTAGTAGTTGAAGATGAGCCAGGACTTGCGTCTGTTATCAGCCGTGGGCTTGCCGCAGCCGGTATGGAGGTGAGCATTGCCCCCGATGGCATAACCGGGCTACAAATGGCTACCAACTACCAGTTCGATCTGTTGATATTAGACATTATGCTGCCCGGCATGAACGGCGTTCAGATATGCCGCGAAGTCCGTAAAAAGGACGATGCGATACCTATAATGATGCTAACGGCATTATCGAGCACCGAGAATGTGATTACCGGTTTGGATAGCGGTGCCGACGATTACATTGTAAAGCCCTTTAAACTGGCCGAGCTTGAAGCGCGCATACGTACGCTGATGCGCCGCAGCCGTAACAATACAGCACCAAAGGATGTAATTAATGTTGCCGACCTGGAAGTTGACCTGGTATCAAAAACAGCAAAGCGGGCAGATAAGCAGATAAACCTTACCGCGACAGAATACCGCCTGCTGGAGTATTTTGTAAAAAACCCGAACAAGGTGTTATCGCGCATCCAGATACTGGAAAACGTATGGGATATTGATTTTAATATGGGTACCAACGTGGTAGATGTTTATGTAAATTATTTGAGAAAAAAGCTTGATAATAATTACGAAACGCGCCTTATTCAAACCGTTTTTGGCATGGGTTATATGTTTAAAACAGATGGTGAATGA